The sequence GAGTCGGGAACGGGTATTTACCATGTGATGATACGTGGTATCAACCACCAAAAGATATTTAATGATGAAGAGGACTATTTCCAATTCATCGCGACACTCGACAGAATGCGTTTTCGTTACGACGACGAAGGGGCACCATGCGGGAGCAATTGTACTTATTATGCCTATTGCTTGATGTCGAACCATCTGCATCTGCTGATACGTGAGCGCGGAGAGACCGTGGGTGAGACTATCAAGCGCATTGCCGGTAGCTATGTGTTCTATTATAACCGCAAGTACGGTCGCGACGGGCACCTGTTCAAGGATCGATTCAAATCAGAGCCGGTTAACGATATGGGGTACTTTACCACTCTACTCCGTTACATCCACCAAAACCCAGTGAAAGCAAAGCTTGTTGAGCGGGTTAGGGACTACGCCTATAGCAGTTGGGGAGAGTTTGACGGAACTGTAGAGCCGGTGTTTCAAATCTGCGATACGACAACAGTATTGAAGAGAATTCCATTTGACGAACTGAAGGAATGGGTTGACGAGCCGCTGGAGGATGACGTACCTTGTCTGGAAATGGAAGACACGCCGAGGGAGAGACCGTCGGACGATCAAATTATGCTATTGATTAAGGAGCATACCGGTGTTACGAATAGTACTGCATTCCAGCAATTGCAAGATGGTATCAAACGGGAAGTGTTGAAGTTTCTGAAATCAAAAGGAGCCTCTTATCGTCAGTTAGAGCGGTTAACAGGTGTAGGCCGCGGCCTTATCCAAGGCCTGTAGCCCATGACAGGGGACAGGTTCCTGACAGTTCTTCCACATGACAGGGGACAGGTACTCCCTTAACGTTCTACCAATTCCTGCTCTATGAACTGTTGGGGTGTGTAGATTTTCACTTGTCCATCTGTCGACTCCTTATAGTCTGAAATATTAAATGAGACCAAAGCCTCACATCCAACCTTCTGAGCTACTTGATACTGACAACTGTCTTCCAAGTCTTTATACCTTTTATCAGAAACACCTTGTAAAAGGCTATTCTTATCATGCTCTGCAATATCAAACATCTGAAGTATCTTATTCATGATAATCCGAAGACTCTGCAAACACACCTCGCCAACGAGCCCTTGTTCTTTATGTAAGTATTTCAGAATAATGAAATGTATGGTATAGAAAGCTCCTACAGACATGAACATCTGAGCGCCTCTGTTATGGAGTTCTTTTAATAGTTTCTCCGCCACCTCATACTTCTCACGATGCATGAAGTATTCTAGAATGATATTGGTATCAATAAAGACTTTCATATCAGATTCCGTATTTATCGGTTAGAGCCTCTTCAAGAAGTTCATCTGCACTGACACTGCTATCTGCCATAAAGCCACCCAATTTTAAGAAACCCTCAGAATCGTTCTCAAGAGCATTTATCTTCTGTGTGAACTTTTTAGCATCAACAGCTTTTGCTGCTAAGGCTGCCTTTTCCTGTTCTAAAAGTCTTTTGGTAAGTGCAACTCTTACAGCCTTGCTTTGTCCCTGTATTAATGTCCAAAGCGCATCAACAGGAGACACTTCTACTTGATTATATGTTGTTACCATAATCGTAAATTAAATAAATCTGCTGCAAATATAAAACAAATAGTTGAAACTTGCAAGTTTTTCTTTTGAAAAACTCAACTAATACCTGAAAACACCGAGGGGGATGCCGCGCGGCTGGGGGCGGGCTGCCACCAAAGAGCGAGGGTGGGTGGAGCGAGCGTCCAGCAAGCGAGGGAATCGGATGACAGGGACCTGTCCCCTGGCAGGGGCTACTCGAAATGAAGAACTACGTTCTTATAGCCTAAGCTCTTAAACAGATTTGAAACCTGGATTTCGGCATTAACCTCAGCTGTCTTAACATTTTCTTTGGTGAGGCAATGGGTTAGCATCTGGCGGTGGGCCTTTTGGTAGAGGGCCTGGTGGGCTTGTGGGGTCCATTTGCCACTCTCGTAGAAGGACTTGGTTTTGGCTTCGTCGATGAAGTCTTTGTCCAGGAGGGTGACCTTGGGTAAGGTTACCTGGAGGGTGTCGCTTTGGACGCGTATCGCGTCCTCGCTTAGGTTTTGCATGTTGATGCCCAGACGGAGG is a genomic window of Xylanibacter ruminicola 23 containing:
- a CDS encoding transposase; this encodes MHFFWKNDEIVWDFYYFCSANKELSLNHKTENMPRQSRKESGTGIYHVMIRGINHQKIFNDEEDYFQFIATLDRMRFRYDDEGAPCGSNCTYYAYCLMSNHLHLLIRERGETVGETIKRIAGSYVFYYNRKYGRDGHLFKDRFKSEPVNDMGYFTTLLRYIHQNPVKAKLVERVRDYAYSSWGEFDGTVEPVFQICDTTTVLKRIPFDELKEWVDEPLEDDVPCLEMEDTPRERPSDDQIMLLIKEHTGVTNSTAFQQLQDGIKREVLKFLKSKGASYRQLERLTGVGRGLIQGL
- a CDS encoding type II toxin-antitoxin system VapC family toxin; translated protein: MKVFIDTNIILEYFMHREKYEVAEKLLKELHNRGAQMFMSVGAFYTIHFIILKYLHKEQGLVGEVCLQSLRIIMNKILQMFDIAEHDKNSLLQGVSDKRYKDLEDSCQYQVAQKVGCEALVSFNISDYKESTDGQVKIYTPQQFIEQELVER
- a CDS encoding DUF4230 domain-containing protein is translated as MKKINIIIGAVIVIAVIAIFFWVKSVLKSNYIEIGSNDKIEPTPTQIQSIRDIGEWEFLSISAEEMVDTVRKGFFSDDELVRIYYGTLRLGINMQNLSEDAIRVQSDTLQVTLPKVTLLDKDFIDEAKTKSFYESGKWTPQAHQALYQKAHRQMLTHCLTKENVKTAEVNAEIQVSNLFKSLGYKNVVLHFE